The genomic DNA catgaggatgaaaaatcatttccatatcaaatgttgagcacttagcctcgttttgatacagaggcccgagggaactcggaaatggcctatcaTAAGTGTTGAATAAAGGCGAGAGTTACTAATAAAGTCAGCGGCAaatttttacaacaaaatttcatgttgtaaactatgtaaaaataattcttttttatcAGACATCATGGTGGcatttttaatattatattgaATTTTATAATAAATACTTAAAGAATTGTGGCACAGTTGGTCAAATTGCTGAACCAAAAAGGTCAACTTGTACTTTTGTTCGGTAGTGCTAAATTTTGTTGATCAACAAACTTTTGTTATACTTAACTATGCAAGACTCACTAATACTATATGCTACTTGCATAAGTGATCAACAACatttttgaataatattatcattaatagTAACTAGTTTATCGGATGGTACTAAATAATACTTACGATGATCGTGGTGCAAAGTTTCTGCTTGTTCCGATACTTGTGCTACTCATTGCTCTTCTTAGTCCATTCATGTGTTTCTTAACTTTCTTTGACTGCAGTTTGTCAAGCTCTACAACACTGTTACACCTTGAAGGTTGCTTTGGCTTGTGCATGTTTTCTTTTGTGGCATTGTGCACTCTAATAGGATAGAAAAAGAGATTAAAGGTTCCTCTCTTTTTAACGTGCACTCACATTTTCTTTCCACCTATGCCCATGACAAGCTATGCATAATCAAGACATATAAAGAACTCACCTCTTTGGCATCATGTCTGTACTTCTTCTTTCACTAGCTGATTTCTCTGCAAGGTACAGTAAAGAGATGTTTTAAACTTTTGCACCCTACATACAGTAAACTACAACCTCTGAATTTCTAAACAGTTATTTTTGCAGAATAGGGACATAGTCTGGTGACAGCCCTGATAGTTCCCAGGAATAGCAGCTAACCAAGTACTGAAAAACTAAACGAGCACCCAACAATTAAAGACTGGTCCAGAGGGAAACagttaaagcaaattttgaagctggaaattcattaaacctcgtTGTAAAAACGGTCATCAATCAACATTtgcgggtaacagtgcactcTTACTCTCCGACGTCATAGATTTTACAatattgttcctttttttgtaattaattttttgcaatttgcccgctcagagattttggcggaaagcagtttcattgttagatgtcatgtgacctaaaagtaaccaatgagagcgcacTTTGTTGGAAAagtttccagctatataacaattaCATTTGTGTACCAGTCATACGCATTTACTATTAATGAAATCATTATTTTCCATAAGGTCCTgatgtagcctgagaaaacgaCTACACTGCTGGCTTCCCCACAAAAGGACCTCAGAGGAATGTCTATGAGTGCAggcagggttcatacaaaaaattgcaaccatttttcaaggacttttcaaggaccacgttagattttcaaggaccacctaccagGAATATAATTCACAGAGTGTACAAAAACgcacattcccagtctattctAATAAGGCTTTAacgcttgaactgtttgcttcaccaacttctctacatttttcagttcacttgtcttaaattgatagttaattattgcataaaacattgAGCACTTtgtgtaaataacctttaaattctctgagctatgattcatattctgtcttggagaaccaaaaagcatcaaaaaacactttccaggccaCTTACATTCAAATTTCCcgtaaaattcaaggacttttcaaaaCTGTGCAAACCCTGGCAGACATTCCATCCCGATGATgtttcactacccagatctgtgtagtgcttctgattgtcAATGGTCATGCCACaagagaaatttgcttcaaccagtCAGAggcgctacccagatctgggttgtgaCAGGTCATCAGTCATACCTCAGACATGATTTCTCAGGGAAACCAGTTGTAGGTTGAGGTGAAATGTTGCCTGTTTTCTCAGGCAAGCCCTGAGGCCAAGGCGTATAATTTCATAGCCTGCATAGCACGcatttctgtgcggtttaggagtAAAGAACGCggaacaagagtcaaagaccgtgcgaaaaatggcgaaaaatggctctcgtttcatttctcgtgtggtcaaaaccgaaaatcccgttctTCGCTtttttttgctccgaaactAAACGGAAAcacatgctacgcaggctagtaatttcaaaacaaagctgAAAATTGGTCATATTTTATTCTTACTCTTACTAAAAGGATTTCCCAGTTGCTCCAGTATGGAAGGCAGCTTATCTTTTACAACATTTGACCTGTTGGCAGGCAGTTCTCGGAGGGGTGTTGCCAGAGGACTATTTAGTGTAGGTCCTCTTATCTGTAAACAAACGATGCATTTTAATTGGGAAAAACAATTAGCTAGTGTTCAACAAAACCACATTGTAAACCATTTCAGTTTCTCAATGCATTTATCTCAAAACCATTTATTCTGAACAGGGTTAATGGAAACATAATTACAGGGTAGATTAGAAACATTTATCTTCTtatatctttttaaaataacttaatcagGAAGATCTGGAagtccaatgatttcttaaactgCGGTCTAAGTAAGACTTTAACTGATCCTGAATGTTTGTATGAagagaaacaaatttttaagtttttctttccatttgcaaacttaattttttttgtattgaatGAGACTCAGgatattatttcctttttttcctggaGTGAGCCTTTTCTTTACCTGTTTGGTCCACCTTCTATGCACCTGTAATTTCAAAGTGGTTCAATTTACATCTTTGAGATCTTGAGTAGACTCTCTGTCATCCATTGACTTCAACATGCATTAAACTATTGTTTTTCAccaacaaaattattttattctatCAAGACTGCCAAATTTAGTATTCGGCAACATCTATTATAAATAAGAGAGTAAATTATGCTAATTAGTACCTTTCCTGATGACAGTCGTTGATTTTTTTCTGCTGGAGTCTCCTTAAGTGGCTGTATTCCTGATAAGTTGAATTGGTTAGTGTCCCTCATGGGTGTACATATAGTACTAACGTTTTGAGCCTGTTCAGGAGAAGTACATTGAGGGCTGACATTGCCATGTTTTTCACCCCAGCAAATTTTAGGATGAGGAGTTCCTTGTTTTGTTGGACATCTTAGAGGCTTATTCAAACTGTTTTGACAAAGAACTGTTCCAAGTGATGACACAGAATTACTAGTACTGGTGTTAGTCCCTGACACTGCAGTAAAAGATGATGGAATCCGTAGCGGTGTTGTAGAGCTACTgtttgcttgaacaacagaCACGTCACCTTTTGCTGACACCATGTTTTGTCCTCTAGCTGGAAGAGATGATTTCGCTGGTGAAGACATTGCCTCAAATTCTTTTGTCAGAGAAATCCGAGTACTGGCAAAGTCTGAATCATCGGTTGCCAACTTAAGATTACGCATTTTTGATGTTGCTGATAGTGTAAATGTCTTCATTGGTTCTTGATCAAAAGGGATCCTTCTTTGAGGGGTGCGTTTTTCTGTGTTTGCCATGGGTGTGTTGAATTGACGCTTTCTGATGGGAGTGCGTATCTGAGATGTTCctttaagaagaaaaaacaaatcagaccggttatttaaacaaaaaaaaatatggagAAATACAAAGACAATGATCGCATTAAAGACGCAACTTGTGCAGTTGCAAAATGAAtaagcttgaaaaaaatttacccttgctgggatttgaaccctgGCTGCTGCGATACCAGAGGAGCACTCTTGCCAATGAATTAAAGGTACAGGTTCACGGATAAGTGCATGCtcactaattacattactttttCCCAATTTGTTATTAATTCTGccggttaataatcccactctcATTGCCGAGTATCACCAAGGTCAGGTCCTTAGGACTGTTATGaggtacatttaaaaaattataattgaACTGACTTGATTGTAAGTTGgtcttaaataataatttaatgtGATTGGACTGGTGCTCACTCAATTTGAAACCACAATAAATGATTTCGGACATGTCATAACTTACCAAAAGTTGTGGACTGACAGTTAATTATGAATGATTGCTTGTCACCATCATCACTGTCTTTTATGCTCTGATCTGCCCACATTACTTCTCTTCCATTTTCGACTGTTTCAATTACGTTATTGTATTCTTCCGTTAACTCATCAGTAGCAAGACCGACACCTTTTAAGAGGAGGTACTGTCTTTGCACCATGCTTAGTAATTTAACTACAAGTCTGAAAAGTACATAAGATGGCAACACAATATTGATAAAAACGAGGCATTTCTCAACCTTACtaataatagtagtagtaaaatACAACCGTTAGATTGTcgttgaaaattttaaatctaGTTTTTATCATGATTATTAAATTAGTGTTAAATGGGAGCATCCTTGATTCTTATCCTTGCTCTGAAACTTTTCTCAACTGTACTCCTGTATCTCCTGATCTTCTCTTAAAAACCAGCTTTTCCAGTTTCCAATCTGATCGATCTGAGTAACAACAGCTAGCTTACTTGACCTGTCAATAATTACTtacttttttccctcttttattactatttcataaattttattatttatagatGATTGCATATAACATTAAAGATTTTACACGTAGTTATTGAGACCTACATCCTCACCTTTCCGTGTTTTGCATAtctttttcttgtgtgttgACATGCCTCTTGTAAAGCTGACAGTTTCTTTTAAGTTCCATGTTTTCCAGCTGTAACCTCATGGAGGACTGACACTGTTCTAACTGGCTTATTGCATGTGGGTCAGTCTCGAGTTTAATTTCAGACTGAATACGTTCCAACCAACGGTCATTCTTAGCTGTCTGTTCTTCAAATTCTGCCTTTTTTGATGCAATGTATTTCTGTTTGACTTTTGTGGCAGAGATGTAAGACTCTGTCTTGGACAGTGTCTGGTGATTggatattaaaaattttttctcAGTTATATCATCCTAAAAATACTGTTGATACCTCACACTTAATGGAAAAAAGAAACCATGTCATTTTCAGGGTTgaattaaatttaaaacttttcttttatgGGCAGaccccagttgtttaaaagatgGATAGCACTACCCACTGGAcaaatcactatccaatggataatgccgttggtttccctaatacatATCCAGTATACAGCAATTTATCTGGAGGATAACTCTATCCAGCAATTGAATAACCAGGGCCAAAAGTTCATAAGTGTTGGGGCCCATGTCTCTGGATGACCTCACCGATCTTTGTTCTGAGAAGGACACTAGCTATCTTCAGTTTTGCATGATCACAATGAATATGATGGTGATGGACAGTGCAAATGGATTATGTTCTATTCGATCTATAGCACTTAACTGTATCCCCATATTGTCAATAACTACTCTCACATACCTCTGGGAGCCATTGTCAAGCTGACCAGACAATGGCAGATAGCAAAAAAGCACTGTTAAACAACACTGAGCATGTGACTCAAAACAACCCCTTAGGCTCAGGCCCCGGAGGTGTGTGAGAAAACATTTTCCACTTATTTCATTCCTCAGCCAGTGGAAAATACATTAACTTATTCACAAATATTTGTAAAGGATATTCAGGATAATCAGGtaatcagggctgtcactaagagccGGGGGCCTGGGATTTTCCCTTGCTACTAAGAGGTGTGAGCCCATAGGACTTataggaaacaaaaagaaaataaaaccaaaagcaCAATTCCCGGATCATTtcatgtttctgggaaactgccctcctaccccttccctaagccaacattaacatttacttctcacttaaggcaaaaggttgggttaggggaggggtaggtagccagtttcccagaaacgtataatgatcccaaTTCCGCTCCTACTAATCACATatatacccggcaacttgaaatgtTAGTGACAGGGTAATTATAGTACAATCAGTCACGTATTtcttaaaataatgataaagacAGTATTTATATCAATATTTATACCTGATCAAGTCTTTCTCCGTCAACACACACTATCTGTATCCTTTTCAGTGTTCTCTCCTACAATGAAACATCAAGGTTCAAGACTGAGACATTTTACAGTAGTGCAAttaaaactgttatttttaacttattattcctcaagcccgaatggacctgagtcaatagcccataaggttgaattttgactcagaggccatgagggcaagaagaataattgttttagtaaaattcaactagttggtcgaaaaatatcaagacaaaacaactttagctagttaaagctagactttaatccttttttgccaccaaaaagccAGTGCTTTgcactactagtgggctataacattgtagcctagtagtagctcaaccaatcaaaatgcagCATTAATTATTATTCTCTTCTCTAGCATGCAACCACTGACCTACAATGAATAAACTTTATATCATAAGTAGTAGAGACATGACCATAAAAACTCTTAATATATGAAACTTGCCTTTCTGTAAAGTTTTAATCGAAGATCTCTCTCAGCTGCTTCAATGTCAATTACGTTCCTTCTTACCACCATCCTCTCTTTCATTATGCTTTTTAGGCTTGAACttagtctaaatttaagaaGAATACCAATAATCATGCTTTAATATTACATGATAAAAACACTCAATGCTATAGTATGCATACTGTCTACAACCGTTACTTttggcagttgcctgatgattgctttGCAAGAGGCATAAAAATCTACATacagtgctcgactttcagaaaaaaatcttggggccagctggcccccaagttttcattttttgtcgccagaacaagtattccggttgccaaaaattatatttaagaattaATGGATTTAGTTTTGTGAAGGATAATGgattatcattagtgtacgttttcccaaagaagaaagtcacctatcttgggggccaggttggcgaccagTCGTGAACATTTGgtcgccactgagtaaaagctggccgcattggcgaccccacggGTCGCAATGTTTAGCCCTGAAGTAGCAATAAATGTTCAAGGTTTAATCCACTTCCATCAGTCTAATTGTATTCTGCTCTAGTTCAACAATTGAGTACTCTTGCAGTAGATAAAGACATCACTCTGGTACTTTGTTATAGTGTCTATAGTATacagggctcgacgttgcgacctgtggggtcgccaatgcgaccagcttttactcagtggcgactaaattttcacgcctggtcgccaacctggccaccaagataggtgactttcttctttgggtaaacgtacactaatgataatctgttatcctttacaaaactaacggatagctaacggttTTGCTAACGTTCTAACGTTTTGCCCAAACGCTCTAACGGTTTGTCTAAACATTTTAACGATTTGTCTAAACGCTTTAACGATTTCTTTCAACACTCTAATCTAcgtttacttgaaagaggattgtgaaatgaatgaattcgACGAAAGACTTACCGActttcgggcaaatcgatcgcaattctcaacagatcgtcccgtgtttctccgggaatgacttttagcgcatcgatatttaaaacaatttctttttgccCAACGTGTATCTCGATTGCGGACTCGAtagcagattagtctgataaaagcTAAAGCTAATCgaagctaatcgagaacgaacAGCGCTTACTCGAACTTCGCAATTCTTGTAAacaaatttctgttgagcgtggcgacccaaataaaagctctgccatattttattgacttctaatgaaGTACCGTTGAACTCATGCTGTTTGTCTAACAGACTTCTCGCGAAATCAACTTCATTGCCCGAAAACATTAGCGACGTTTCCTCTTtctggagactttcgatcacgcgTTAGGCAATCGCGAAATAGATgaagtttcaccgatgttcatttctgaacgtGCAAATACATGGgatgcaaaacaaattttgcagattttgttctttaatatcccaaataagtttttttaagattccttaagtttgtttttcttaatgtgtattccatttcctgaaccttAAGCTTAAATActttataatatataatttttggcgactagaatacttgttctggcgaccaaaaatgaaaacatggggGCCTgttggccccaagatttttttctgaaagtcgagcactgGTATATGTAGTGTATAGTAAGGGTTAGTTGTCAAAAGCATTGAAACATGTTATTTCAATACCTGTCTGTGAAAATGTAATTTCGTTAGTTTATAGGCCCGTTGTTTTAGAAGTAGAAGTGTTAGTAACTCATACCTATTTATCTCTTCTTGTGACTGTGTGTTTGAGTCAC from Porites lutea chromosome 6, jaPorLute2.1, whole genome shotgun sequence includes the following:
- the LOC140941024 gene encoding kinesin-like protein KIF18A isoform X1, with the translated sequence MVEMAAERSHKKYGKGKNSNMKVVVRVRPPNNMELAKQSSTSVRVMDERVLVFDPKDDSIDYLPGDRLKNHRQFLTRRARDLRFMFDRVFDNSASNRDVFEHTTKAIIDGVLEGYNCSVFAYGATGAGKTFTMLGDSSNPGVMFLTMMELYSRINACKDEKISDVAVSYLEVYNETIRDLLMPGQPLAVREDPQRGVCVSGLTLHKPSSAEELLGMLEFGNNNRTQHPTDANAQSSRSHAVFQVFVRQKDRTAGLKANFTMGKMSLTDLAGSERAIVTSNRGARFREGANINKSLLALGNCINALADKENKSGHIPYRDSKLTRLLKDSLGGNCRTVMIAAVSPSGLSYEDTYNTLKYADRAMNIKCKVVKNELTVDMHVSRYAKIVEELRLEISELKKKLFGYETVPPTPKKFGDSNTQSQEEINRLSSSLKSIMKERMVVRRNVIDIEAAERDLRLKLYRKERTLKRIQIVCVDGERLDQTLSKTESYISATKVKQKYIASKKAEFEEQTAKNDRWLERIQSEIKLETDPHAISQLEQCQSSMRLQLENMELKRNCQLYKRHVNTQEKDMQNTERLVVKLLSMVQRQYLLLKGVGLATDELTEEYNNVIETVENGREVMWADQSIKDSDDGDKQSFIINCQSTTFGTSQIRTPIRKRQFNTPMANTEKRTPQRRIPFDQEPMKTFTLSATSKMRNLKLATDDSDFASTRISLTKEFEAMSSPAKSSLPARGQNMVSAKGDVSVVQANSSSTTPLRIPSSFTAVSGTNTSTSNSVSSLGTVLCQNSLNKPLRCPTKQGTPHPKICWGEKHGNVSPQCTSPEQAQNVSTICTPMRDTNQFNLSGIQPLKETPAEKNQRLSSGKIRGPTLNSPLATPLRELPANRSNVVKDKLPSILEQLGNPFSKKKSASERRSTDMMPKRVHNATKENMHKPKQPSRCNSVVELDKLQSKKVKKHMNGLRRAMSSTSIGTSRNFAPRSSPKRGNSVCQYSTDRPRWQ
- the LOC140941024 gene encoding kinesin-like protein KIF18A isoform X2 — protein: MVEMAAERSHKKYGKGKNSNMKVVVRVRPPNNMELAKQSSTSVRVMDERVLVFDPKDDSIDYLPGDRLKNHRQFLTRRARDLRFMFDRVFDNSASNRDVFEHTTKAIIDGVLEGYNCSVFAYGATGAGKTFTMLGDSSNPGVMFLTMMELYSRINACKDEKISDVAVSYLEVYNETIRDLLMPGQPLAVREDPQRGVCVSGLTLHKPSSAEELLGMLEFGNNNRTQHPTDANAQSSRSHAVFQVFVRQKDRTAGLKANFTMGKMSLTDLAGSERAIVTSNRGARFREGANINKSLLALGNCINALADKENKSGHIPYRDSKLTRLLKDSLGGNCRTVMIAAVSPSGLSYEDTYNTLKYADRAMNIKCKVVKNELTVDMHVSRYAKIVEELRLEISELKKKLFGYETVPPTPKKFGDSNTQSQEEINRLSSSLKSIMKERMVVRRNVIDIEAAERDLRLKLYRKERTLKRIQIVCVDGERLDQTLSKTESYISATKVKQKYIASKKAEFEEQTAKNDRWLERIQSEIKLETDPHAISQLEQCQSSMRLQLENMELKRNCQLYKRHVNTQEKDMQNTERLVVKLLSMVQRQYLLLKGVGLATDELTEEYNNVIETVENGREVMWADQSIKDSDDGDKQSFIINCQSTTFGTSQIRTPIRKRQFNTPMANTEKRTPQRRIPFDQEPMKTFTLSATSKMRNLKLATDDSDFASTRISLTKEFEAMSSPAKSSLPARGQNMVSAKGDVSVVQANSSSTTPLRIPSSFTAVSGTNTSTSNSVSSLGTVLCQNSLNKPLRCPTKQGTPHPKICWGEKHGNVSPQCTSPEQAQNVSTICTPMRDTNQFNLSGIQPLKETPAEKNQRLSSGKIRGPTLNSPLATPLRELPANRSNVVKDKLPSILEQLGNPFSKKKSASERRSTDMMPKRVHNATKENMHKPKQPSRCNSVVELDKLQSKKVKKHMNGLRRAMSSTSIGTSRNFAPRSSAVYQNLPKTKI